Proteins from one Cicer arietinum cultivar CDC Frontier isolate Library 1 chromosome 3, Cicar.CDCFrontier_v2.0, whole genome shotgun sequence genomic window:
- the LOC101513872 gene encoding pentatricopeptide repeat-containing protein At2g39620 encodes MRLRNIITFTKKYSNSLHFHNFANANSFPMPSHHNHYLQLIRSCKHFNPLLQIHAHFLVTNPSLILWNSLIRAYSRFLKFHKAINLYHTMLQIGLEPDKYTFTFVLKACTCALDFHEGVSVYKDIVLKGLECDVFIGTSLVNMFCKMGHLDSARKVFDKMPKKDVTTWNAMISGLSQSLNPCEGMEMFWRMQVEGVEVDTVSILNLAPAVSRLEDFGCCKSIHGYVVRRGICGVVSNSLIDMYSKCGEVYLARRIFDRMRVMDDVSWATMMAGYVQHGCYFEVLQLLDKMKQKNVKMNKVAIVNALLAASEMRDLEKGKEIHDCALQLGIMSDIVVATPVVSMYAKCGELKKAKELFLSLEGRDSVAWSAFLSALVQAGYPREALSIFPEMHHEGLKPGKAIVTILVSACSEISNLRLGKTLHSYAITADMVSDIFAVTTLVSMYMKFELFIYAMTLFNGMHYKDVVVWNTLINGFTKYGDPHVAFEMFRRLQLSGIQPDSGTMVGLVSACSILDDLDLGTCFHGNIEKCGFESNIHIKIALMDMYAKCGSLCSVEKFFFLTKHLKDEVSWNVMIAGYLHNGCANEAISTFRRMKLENVRPNLVTFVTVLPAVSYLTVLREAMAFHACIVRTGFLSSTLIGNSLIDMYAKCGQLSYSEKCFHEMENKDSISWNAMLSGYAMHGQGELAITLFSHMQQTNVHVDSISYISVLSACRHAGLIQEGRNVFASMSEKHHVEPNMEHYACMVDLLGRAGLFDEVLSLIKKMPTEPDAQVWGALLGACKIHSNVALGEVALHHLLKLEPRNAVHYVVLSDIYAQCGRWNDAKKTRLHMNHHGLKKIPGYSRVGAHKQVVGVQCV; translated from the coding sequence ATGAGATTGAGAAACATCATCACATTTACAAAGAAATATTCAAATTCACTTCACTTTCACAACTTTGCAAATGCTAATTCCTTTCCAATGCCATCACATCACAATCATTACCTTCAGCTTATTCGTTCATGCAAACACTTCAACCCTCTCCTTCAAATCCATGCCCATTTCCTTGTCACAAACCCATCTCTTATTCTTTGGAACTCATTGATTAGAGCTTATTCTAGATTCCTTAAGTTCCATAAAGCTATAAACTTGTATCACACAATGTTACAAATTGGACTTGAACCTGATAAATACACATTTACCTTTGTTTTAAAAGCTTGTACTTGTGCTTTAGATTTTCATGAGGGTGTTTCTGTTTATAAAGATATAGTTTTGAAGGGGTTAGAATGTGATGTTTTTATTGGGACTAGTCTTGTTAACATGTTTTGTAAAATGGGTCATTTAGATAGTGCAAGAAAGGTATTTGATAAAATGCCGAAGAAAGATGTTACTACTTGGAATGCGATGATTTCGGGTTTGTCGCAGAGTTTAAATCCTTGTGAGGGAATGGAAATGTTTTGGAGGATGCAGGTGGAGGGTGTGGAGGTTGATACTGTGAGCATCTTGAACTTGGCTCCGGCTGTTTCTAGATTAGAGGATTTTGGTTGTTGTAAGTCTATTCATGGTTATGTTGTTAGGAGAGGTATTTGTGGTGTGGTTTCGAATTCGTTGATTGATATGTATTCGAAATGTGGCGAGGTATATTTGGCTCGTCGAATTTTTGACCGGATGCGGGTTATGGATGATGTGTCGTGGGCAACAATGATGGCTGGATATGTACAGCATGGTTGTTACTTTGAGGTTCTTCAATTACTTGATAAAATGAAGCAGAAAAATGTTAAGATGAATAAGGTAGCGATCGTGAATGCTCTTTTGGCAGCTTCGGAGATGAGAGACCTCGAGAAAGGGAAGGAAATTCATGATTGTGCTTTGCAGCTGGGGATAATGTCAGATATTGTTGTTGCTACTCCTGTAGTGAGCATGTATGCAAAATGTGGCGAGTTGAAGAAGGCTAAAGAATTGTTTCTGAGTCTCGAAGGAAGAGATTCGGTTGCTTGGTCTGCTTTTTTATCGGCTCTTGTCCAAGCTGGATATCCCAGAGAAGCATTGTCTATATTCCCCGAGATGCACCATGAAGGTTTGAAACCAGGTAAAGCGATAGTGACGATTCTTGTTTCAGCTTGTTCAGAAATTTCAAATCTTAGATTAGGTAAGACTCTGCACAGCTACGCTATTACAGCAGATATGGTGTCCGATATCTTTGCAGTAACAACCCTTGTCTCAATGTAcatgaaatttgaattatttatttatgctaTGACACTATTCAACGGAATGCACTATAAAGACGTTGTGGTGTGGAATACATTGATAAATGGGTTTACCAAATATGGAGACCCGCATGTAGCATTTGAAATGTTCCGTAGATTACAATTAAGTGGGATTCAACCTGATAGTGGAACCATGGTGGGTTTGGTTTCAGCTTGCTCCATTCTGGATGATCTAGATCTAGGAACATGCTTTCATGGGAATATTGAAAAGTGTGGTTTTGAATCTAACATTCATATAAAAATTGCTCTAATGGACATGTATGCCAAATGTGGAAGCCTTTGCTCAGTTGAgaagttttttttcttaaccAAGCATTTAAAGGATGAGGTATCTTGGAATGTAATGATTGCAGGGTATCTGCATAATGGATGTGCCAATGAAGCAATTTCCACTTTTCGTCGGATGAAATTAGAAAATGTCAGGCCGAATTTAGTCACATTTGTGACCGTCCTTCCTGCTGTGTCATATTTGACAGTATTAAGAGAGGCCATGGCTTTTCACGCCTGCATTGTCCGAACTGGATTTCTATCCAGTACCCTTATCGGAAACAGTCTCATAGATATGTATGCTAAATGTGGACAACTCAGTTATTCCGAGAAATGTTTTCATGAAATGGAAAACAAAGACAGTATCTCATGGAATGCAATGCTTTCGGGTTATGCAATGCATGGCCAAGGTGAACTTGCCATCACACTTTTTTCACATATGCAACAGACTAATGTCCATGTCGATTCTATTTCCTACATCAGTGTATTATCTGCTTGTAGACATGCTGGTTTAATTCAAGAAGGAAGGAATGTTTTCGCCTCCATGAGTGAAAAGCACCATGTTGAACCTAATATGGAACACTATGCCTGCATGGTTGATCTTTTGGGCCGTGCTGGTTTGTTTGACGAAGTTTtgagtttaattaaaaaaatgccaACAGAACCTGACGCTCAAGTTTGGGGAGCCCTCTTGGGAGCGTGTAAAATTCATTCCAATGTTGCATTAGGAGAGGTTGCCCTGCATCACCTCCTTAAACTTGAACCAAGAAATGCAGTTCATTATGTAGTTTTGTCAGATATTTATGCTCAATGTGGTAGGTGGAATGATGCCAAAAAGACAAGATTACATATGAATCACCATGGGTTGAAGAAAATTCCAGGATATAGTAGGGTTGGAGCTCACAAACAAGTAGTTGGTGTGCAGTGTGTGTGA